One window of the Zea mays cultivar B73 chromosome 3, Zm-B73-REFERENCE-NAM-5.0, whole genome shotgun sequence genome contains the following:
- the LOC100282456 gene encoding uncharacterized protein LOC100282456 yields the protein MEATGAASQPSAPQTTHPAVAPLAFLLGKWRGEGEGSFPTISSFRYGEELLFSHHPSKPVISYTQKTWKTASGEPMHAESGYWRPRPDGSVDVVIAQSTGLAEVQKGSFDAEKKTVTLQSELVGNASKVKQITRTFQVADGELSYVVQMATITTSLQPHLKALLRRI from the exons ATGGAAGCCACCGGCGCAGCCTCGCAGCCCTCGGCGCCGCAGACAACTCACCCGGCGGTGGCGCCGCTGGCCTTCCTACTGGGGAAGTGGCGCGGGGAAGGCGAGGGCAGCTTCCCCACCATATCCTCCTTCCGGTACGGCGAGGAGCTCCTCTTCTCGCATCATCCCTCCAAG CCAGTGATCTCGTACACGCAGAAGACGTGGAAGACGGCGTCTGGCGAGCCGATGCACGCCGAGAGCGGGTACTGGCGGCCCCGCCCTGACGGCTCCGTCGACGTGGTCATCGCTCAGAGCACTGGCCTCGCCGAGGTCCAG AAGGGTTCATTTGATGCTGAAAAGAAAACAGTGACACTCCAAAGCGAACTCGTAGGGAATGCATCAAAG GTGAAGCAGATCACGAGAACTTTTCAGGTGGCAGATGGGGAGCTCTCGTACGTCGTTCAGATGGCAACGATCACAACTAGCCTACAGCCACATCTCAAGGCCCTTCTTAGGAGGATTTGA
- the LOC103652539 gene encoding THO complex subunit 2, protein MSPPLQAPDYKHITDESLREWKGQSAGAFRIPDPVPMARFLYELCWAIVLGDLPPQKSRVALESVVFVEEARREEELGSVLVDIIAHLGQDITISGEYRSRLVKMTKSFVESLITVPKLLQERCEEDFLWEVEQSKLKGQDLKSKEVRVNTRLLYQQTKFNLLREESEGYAKLVTLLCQVGSDLACQNSSSVTISIIKSLIGHFDLDPNRVFDIVLECFELYQDSNIFNQLIPLFPKSHAAQILGFKFQYYQRLDVNSPVPSGLFRTAALLIKSGFIDLDNVYSHLLPNDDEAFEHFDSFISRRIDEANKIGKINLAATGKDLMDDEKQEITIDMYTALEMENDIVGERAPEMEKNQKLGLLLGFLSVHDWYHAQLLFERLGHLNPVEHIEICDGLFRMIEKTMSSAYHIVCHLYYYLPPRNDADQTGTSAVSVSSFDLLKEFFQMLTACGPYLHRDTQLFQKVCRVLKAYYHSSKESTRVANVVSPESRIEEALGSCLFPSLQLIPANPAVDMEIWGVLSLLPYEARYRLYGEWEKETEQNPIVLAARQTAKLDTRRLLKRLAKENLKPLGRMVAKLAHANPMIVLRTIVQQVEAYRDMITPVVDAFKYLTQLEYDILQYIVIERLAQGGRAKLKDDGLNLSDWLQCLASFWGHLCKKHNAVELKSLLQYLVNQLKKGVGIELVVLEELIQQMANVQYTENMTEEQVDAMAGSETLRQQASLFGATRNYKVLSKSTNRLRDSLLPKDEPKLAVPMLLLIAQHRSKIIINADATYIKMVSEQFDRCHGILLQYVEFLSSAVTPTAYAQLIPPLQDLVHKYHIEPEVAFLIYRPVMRLFKSTNGGDTCWPLDDNEEGESVSSDDLILHLDSFQEPIMWSDLLNAVQSILPAKAWNSLSPDLYAAFWGLTLYDLHFPKDRYDTEIKKLHENLKQLEDNSDNSSIAISRRKKDKERIQDLLDRLNSESQKHQQHVASVVQRLAREKDKWLSSSPDAMKINMEFLQRCIFPRCVFSMQDAVYCATFVQTLHSLGTPFFNTVNHIDVLVCKTLQPMICCCTEFEAGRLGRFFHDTLKMAYYWKSDESVYERECANKPGFAVYFRYPNSQRVSYSQFVRVHWKWSSRITKALNQCMESKEYMEIRNALIVLTKISSVFPVIRKSGVNLEKRVAKLKGDEREDLKVLATGVAAALAARKSSWLSEEEFGGGHIDLKPATARSVLGNQSADLSMAKDQNARAKSVENRHERSEGAMKPDVQQKKSTVASNGSDILIQSSSVQGKSSVVARAMDEPPKPVSDEGVKVSTKSTSEFETRATQKRAGNAGKVMKHDVAKEDAKAGKPTSWNVNQQVSTVDREVSHAADAAQETSTTISNGNLHPAPHKVSSSSQRNAVTHNGAANPSVESTDMIDSPVRQQKRPPVEEQDRSGKRRKGENEPDLSEHHVDKEKSLDSRGGDKFRSVDHEKSANEEQNLRAGKIKEKSDDKYDRDPREKLDRGERRRGEDAIERSTDRLSDRRERSIERMQERGTDKALEKGREDRNKDERNKVKYAEPSVDRTHSSDERFRGQSLPPPPPLPASFVPQSVGANRREEDADRRGGSSRHVQRSSPRHDEKERRQSEENISSFQDDGKHRREEDIRDRKREDRDTLSNKVDDRDREKGTSLKEDSDPSNVSKRRKIKREQTLEAGEYAPSAPQPPSHGSGSSQLSDIRERERKGVISQHRISHADDLPRTHGKDMTSKSSRRESDQMHEREWEEEKRPRTETKRKHRK, encoded by the exons ATGTCGCCCCCTCTGCAGGCGCCCGACTACAAGCACATCACGGATGAGTCCCTTCGCGAATGGAAGGGCCAGTCCGCCGGCGCCTTCCGCATCCCTGATCCGGTCCCCATGGCGCGCTTCCTCTACGAGCTCTGCTGGGCGATT GTGCTGGGCGACTTGCCGCCCCAGAAGAGCCGAGTGGCACTGGAGTCGGTGGTGTTCGTGGAGGAGGCACGGCGGGAGGAGGAGCTCGGCTCCGTGCTCGTTGATATCATTGCCCACCTAGGACAGGAC ATTACAATATCTGGTGAATATCGCAGCCGTCTTGTTAAAATG ACTAAGTCATTTGTGGAGTCGTTGATTACTGTGCCTAAGCTTCTGCAAGAGCGATGTGAA GAAGATTTCCTTTGGGAAGTTGAGCAAAGTAAGCTAAAAGGCCAGGATTTAAAATCCAAGGAG GTTAGGGTCAACACACGGCTTCTTTACCAGCAAACTAAATTCAACCTCTTACGGGAGGAAAGTGAGGGCTATGCCAAGTTG GTGACACTCCTTTGTCAAGTTGGTTCAGATCTGGCTTGCCAGAATTCTTCTTCGGTTACGATCAGCATTATAAAG TCATTGATTGGCCATTTTGATCTGGACCCAAATCGTGTATTTGATATT GTGTTGGAATGCTTTGAACTCTACCAAGATAGTAACATCTTTAATCAGCTCATACCTCTTTTCCCAAAG TCCCATGCTGCCCAAATTTTGGGGTTCAAATTCCAGTACTATCAACGATTGGATGTCAACAGCCCTGTTCCTTCTGGCCTTTTCAGAACAGCAGCTTTATTGATCAAATCTGGATTCATCGACCTTGATAATGT CTATTCTCACTTGCTTCCAAATGACGACGAGGCGTTTGAGCATTTTGATTCTTTCATTTCAAGAAGAATTGATGAG GCTAATAAAATTGGCAAAATCAACCTTGCTGCTACTGGGAAGGACCTTATGGATGACGAGAAACAAGAAATTACTATTGATATGTATACCGCATTGGAGATGGAAAACGATATAGTTGGGGAGCGAGCCCCTGAGATGGAAAAGAACCAGAAACTTGGGCTACTTCTTGGTTTTCTCTCTGTGCATGACTG GTATCATGCACAACTACTATTTGAGCGTCTTGGGCAcctaaatcctgttgagcacattgAAATCTGTGATGGATTATTTAG AATGATTGAAAAGACAATGTCTTCCGCATATCATATAGTTTGTCACCTGTATTATTACCTGCCTCCTAGAAATGATGCTGACCAGACAGGCACATCTGCTGTGTCTGTAAGTTCATTTGATCTGCTGAAGGAGTTTTTCCAAATGCTCACCGCTTGTGGACCATATCTTCATCGTGATACTCAATTATTTCAAAAG GTTTGCAGAGTATTAAAAGCGTACTACCACTCATCAAAAGAGTCAACCCGTGTAGCGAATGTAGTTTCACCAGAATCTCGAATCGAGGAAGCACTTGGGTCGTGCTTGTTCCCTTCGTTGCAGCTTATCCCTGCTAATCCTGCTGTTGATATGGAGATATGGGGGGTTCTTTCCCTTCTTCCATATGAG GCCCGCTATCGTCTGTATGGTGAATGGGAAAAGGAGACCGAACAAAACCCAATTGTCCTTGCTGCAAGGCAAACTGCAAAG CTGGACACCAGAAGGCTCCTAAAACGGTTGGCTAAGGAAAACCTGAAGCCACTTGGACGCATGGTGGCTAAACTTGCCCATGCGAATCCTATGATTGTGCTTCGGACAATTGTCCAACAG GTTGAAGCATACAGGGATATGATTACACCAGTTGTGGATGCTTTTAAGTACTTGACTCAG CTGGAGTATGACATCTTGCAATATATTGTCATTGAACGCTTGGCCCAAGGTGGGCGTGCAAAACTTAAAGATGATGGACTTAATCTCTCAGATTGGCTTCAATGTCTTGCATCCTTTTGGGGGCACCT GTGCAAGAAGCATAATGCTGTGGAACTGAAAAGCCTTTTGCAGTATCTTGTTAATCAACTGAAGAAGGGTGTGGGCATTGAACTTGTTGTCCTGGAG GAGCTCATtcagcaaatggcgaatgtgcagtaCACCGAGAACATGACAGAGGAACAGGTTGATGCTATGGCAGGAAGTGAGACTTTGCGGCAGCAAGCTTCACTGTTCGGAGCAACAAGAAACTATAAG GTGTTGAGTAAGTCCACAAACAGGCTAAGGGATTCGTTGCTTCCAAAAGATGAGCCCAAACTTGCAGTTCCTATGTTACTGCTTATTGCCCAGCATCGATCCAA GATCATAATAAACGCTGATGCCACCTATATCAAAATGGTCAGTGAGCAGTTTGATAGATGCCATGGGATACTTCTTCAGTATGTTGAGTTTCTTTCAAGCGCCGTAACTCCAACTGCCTATGCTCAACTAATACCTCCTTTGCAAGATCTTGTCCATAAATACCACATTGAGCCAGAG GTTGCTTTCCTTATATACCGCCCAGTGATGCGGCTTTTTAAGAGCACTAATGGAGGTGACACTTGTTGGCCTCTTGATGATAACGAGGAAGGAGAATCTGTATCATCTGATGATCTTATCTTACATCTTGACTCGTTTCAGGAACCAATCAT GTGGTCAGATCTTCTTAACGCAGTCCAGTCAATTTTGCCAGCAAAAGCTTGGAACAGTCTTTCACCAGACCTATATGCTGCTTTCTGGGGCTTAACACTCTATGATCTTCACTTTCCAAAAGACCGTTATGATACAGAAATCAAGAAGCTGCACGAGAATCTCAAACAATTGGAGGACAACTCAGATAATTCTAGCATTGCAATTTCAAGACGTAAGAAGGACAAGGAGAGAATCCAAGATTTACTTGACAGACTGAACAGTGAATCTCAGAAGCACCAGCAGCACGTTGCATCTGTGGTCCAAAGGTTAGCTCGTGAAAAGGATAAGTGGTTGAGCTCCAGTCCGGATGCAATGAAAATCAACATGGAATTCTTGCAGCGCTGCATATTCCCACGATGTGTTTTTAGTATGCAAGATGCAGTGTATTGTGCTACATTTGTCCAAACACTACACTCCCTtgggactcccttctttaacacagTCAATCATATCGATGTTCTTGTCTGTAAAACCCTACAGCCAATGATATGCTGTTGCACAGAATTTGAAGCTGGCAGGCTTGGAAGATTTTTTCATGATACGTTGAAGATGGCCTACTATTGGAAG AGTGATGAATCTGTCTATGAGCGTGAATGTGCGAACAAACCTGGTTTTGCAGTGTACTTCAGATACCCAAACAGCCAGCGTGTGTCCTACAGTCAGTTTGTTCGG GTTCATTGGAAGTGGAGTTCAAGAATCACCAAAGCACTTAATCAATGTATGGAATCAAAAGAATACATGGAAATTCGAAATGCCCTTATTGTCCTTACGAAGATTTCTAGTGTCTTCCCGGTGATTCGTAAAAGTGGTGTCAATCTTGAGAAACGG GTGGCTAAACTAAAAGGGGATGAAAGAGAAGATCTTAAAGTTCTAGCCACTGGTGTAGCTGCTGCTTTAGCTGCTCGCAAG AGTTCTTGGCTATCTGAAGAAGAGTTTGGCGGGGGTCACATTGATCTGAAGCCAGCAACAGCAAGATCTGTGCTTG GAAACCAGTCAGCAGATCTCTCGATGGCAAAAGATCAAAATGCCCGTGCAAAGTCTGTAGAGAATAGGCATGAAAGGTCAGAGGGTGCTATGAAGCCTGACGTTCAGCAAAAGAAGAGCACTGTGGCTTCAAATGGATCTGATATTCTAATACAATCTTCCTCCGTACAAGGGAAATCTTCAGTGGTTGCACGTGCAATGGATGAGCCTCCAAAACCTGTGTCTGATGAGGGGGTTAAAGTTTCTACAAAATCTACTTCAGAATTTGAG ACAAGGGCAACACAAAAGCGTGCTGGCAATGCTGGGAAGGTAATGAAGCATGATGTTGCAAAGGAAGATGCAAAAGCTGGGAAACCTACAAGCTGGAATGTAAATCAACAAGTCTCCACTGTTGATAGAGAAGTGTCTCATGCAGCTGATGCTGCCCAAGAAACCAGTACCACTATTAGCAATGGTAACTTGCATCCAGCGCCGCATAAGGTTTCATCATCTTCTCAAAGAAATGCAGTTACACATAATGGAGCAGCCAATCCCTCTGTTGAGTCTACTGATATGATTGACTCTCCTGTGAGACAGCAAAAAAGACCGCCGGTTGAGGAGCAAGATAGATCAGGTAAACGGAGGAAGGGAGAAAATGAACCCGATTTGAGTGAACACCATGTAGACAAGGAAAAGAGTTTGGACTCACGTGGTGGAGATAAGTTTCGTTCAGTGGATCATGAGAAGagtgctaatgaggaacaaaattTAAGAGCGggcaaaataaaagaaaaatctGATGATAAATATGACAGAGATCCTAGGGAAAAATTAGATCGGGGTGAAAGGCGTCGTGGGGAAGATGCCATTGAGAGATCAACAGATAGATTGTCGGACAGGAGAGAACGTTCCATTGAAAGGATGCAAGAGAGAGGTACAGATAAAGCCCTTGAAAAAGGTAGAGAGGATAGAAATAAGGATGAGAGGAATAAAGTTAAATATGCTGAACCTTCGGTGGACCGGACACATTCTTCTGATGAACGATTCCGAGGGCAAAGTTTGCCACCGCCCCCACCTCTTCCCGCAAGTTTTGTACCCCAATCAGTTGGCGCCAACCGACGTGAAGAAGATGCTGACCGAAGGGGTGGGAGCTCCAGGCATGTTCAAAGGTCATCTCCTAGGCAcgatgagaaagaaaggaggcagTCAGAGGAGAATATTTCGTCATTTCAGGATGATGGGAAGCACAGAAGAGAGGAAGATATTCGTGATAGAAAGCGTGAGGACAGGGATACTTTATCAAACAAG GTAGATGACAGGGATAGGGAAAAGGGGACTTCTTTGAAAGAAGACAGTGATCCTAGTAATGTTTCTAAACGGAGAAAGATCAAGCGAGAACAGACTTTAGAAGCTGGGGAATATGCACCTTCTGCTCCACAGCCTCCCTCCCATGGATCTGGCAGCTCACAATTGTCTGACATACGAGAAAGAGAAAGGAAAGGGGTAATTTCACAGCATCGTATTTCACACGCTGATGACCTTCCTAGGACACATGGCAAGGACATGACAAGCAAGTCAAGTCGTCGAGAGTCTGACCA AATGCACGAGAGGGAATGGGAAGAGGAAAAGCGACCAAGAACTGAAACGAAAAGGAAGCACCGAAAATAG